The Salvelinus sp. IW2-2015 unplaced genomic scaffold, ASM291031v2 Un_scaffold2665, whole genome shotgun sequence genome segment CCTCACCCTGTCTACCTCACCCTACCCCCTCTACCTCACACTCACCTCACCCCCTCTACTGCACTCTCACCTCCTctacctcaccctccctcccctacctCACTCTCACCTCACCCACTCTCACCTCACCCCCTCTACctcacccctgtctcttatacacatctagatgtgtataagagacagctctaccTCACACTCACCTCACCCCCTCTACTGCACTCTCACCTCCTctacctcaccctccctcccctacctCACCCTCCGTCTCCTACCTCACTCTCACCTCACCCTCTCTACCTCACACTCCCTCCCCTACCTCACTCTCACCTCACCTCCTCTACCTCACTCTCACCtcaccccctctacctcccctaCCTTGCCAGGATGCCTTTGCCAAGGGTGAGGCTTTCCTAGGCCACCAGGACCATGGTTACAGCGCTAGCCCCGGCCTTCCCGCCGGAACCCACTGCAACGGCGCCTGGCAACACGGCATCACCATAGTAACACCCGAGCGCAGCTTCCTGTTTACCTGCGAGACGGAAGTTGAGCAACAGGATTGGCTGAAACACTTCAATGATGTCATCAGCATCCAGATGTCCCCTCAGGAGTACTCCAGTAAGAGATTACAACCTCTTATTAAGGGTTTATAAAGGGTTTATTAACATCTATGTGTGTTTATAAGCATACRGATGTCCRSTCAGGAGGACTCCAGTAAGAGAGGACCATMTTTTACTATTTAWAAAGGGTTTATAAACATATATTGCTGTTACTGTTTGGTTATAAAGTGTTTATTAACGTCTGACCTCGTGTTTGTGTTTTGCAGTGGAGGCTATGTTCAGACACAAGCATTGATGGGCCTGTGGCCTGATGGACCCTtccttctcccatcctcctctcctctaaccatctgctgttcctcctctctcctcctctcctctacccgtcttctgttcctcctctcctctacccatcttctgttcctcctctctcctcctctcctctacccatcttctgttcctcctctctcctcctctcctctacccatcttctgttcctcctctctcctcctctcatcctcctctcatcctcctctcatcctcctctcctctacccatcttctgttcctcctctctcctcctctcctctacccatcttctgttcctcctctctcctcctctcctctacccgtcttctgttcctcctctcatcctcctctcctctacccatcttctgttcctctcctcctcctctcctctgcccatcCTGGAGATCACCAAGACGTTTCAGTTAGGTTAGGCTGTCCTTGCCTAAGAAAGAAAGATGTACAAACACACTAGACCGCAGCAGTACCTGTCATCATGGTCAACCATTGTGCCTTACACTAAGTCATTACTTTAATGTCTCAGATCAATGTGAATTTAAATGTTTACTTTTAAAAGTTCCCTATTAATATCttataaattgacatttttgatgGGTGAGTTTGGTTTGGAGATATGTAAGATACATTTGAATATAACTATGGATAATGTTCAACCCTCTTAGGGTTGTATATAAACAGTTAGTGGMMTTTTTTGATAGTGCCATCTTGTGGTGTTTCAAGAATATGACCGATCTCGCTTTCTACATATCCTGTATGACCGAAGATATTTTCACCCTGTTATTTTAAGGTATTATACAACATATTTAGACTGAGGAGACATGCAAAGAATATATCATTGATTGATACATATTTGTCATTCATCCCATGTCATGCTTTTATACGTGTTGTCAATGGTGTTTTCCATTATAGAAGAAGATTGGTTATAAATGATCATGTTTGAGGAACTACAAACCATCCGTTtcaccattttttaaataaatccatATATTGGTCTCCTCTCGTTTTAAATATGTAAATTATTTGAAAAAGACTTCTAATGAGTTTATGTGTGAGATATAGAGATTGAATgatatgtcagtgtgtgtgtttatgtatgctaGGTTGAATGCGTCcttgtacatgcatgtgtgcgtACCTGCGTTTGTGTGTcaattgcattgtgtgtgtgtgtgtgtgtgttttagcgcCAGCAAACCAGGGGTGTTTAAAACTGCACCCAGGTGTTTAAAGAGAGCAGGGCCAGGGCTGAGGTGAATCGCTCATAAATCCATAGAGTCATCCTGGGTTACAcctatatgagagagagagagagagagagagagagagagagagagagagagggggagagagagaggagaaagagagcaggagagaggtaaaggggacaaagagaaagaaggaaaggggTCAgatgacagagagggaaagagagtagaGGAGTGCAGTTGAAGGACATCAAAGAAGACGGACACAACAAAACGCTTATGAAGAGCTCTGGAATTAAACACTAGAAGGGGCCCCAGTTACTCTATTGGAAGACCCCGACATTGACCTATTGAGAGGTACCAACAATGACCATCCACCATGCCAGCTGAGAACACAAGACAAACTAACCTCTGGATACAGTCTGAGAGCTTCTGAATCACCACAAACTGACCAACGACAACACACTGTCAGGACATCAAGCTACTTCCACTCCCAAGTCACCGGGGCGGTTCAAGTCCACTAGAAACTGAAGCGTCTGTCTGTTCTACAGTATCGCCTGGGCTTCGTCRGGTACCCGCGGGAAGGAAAGGATCATGGGAGCTTGGAGGAGCTGGAGCGGGGACGTGAAAACATCGGGAGATAAGAGACACTCGATGAGGTGGACTTGTCAGCCATGTCCTGGTTCACCTTAAGACTGCAGGTTAACAGTAGTAGTGGAACTGAAGCCACTGTGGAAGCATCACTACACACTGACTGTTTTCCTATTGGATTTAGATTCAATTTAGATGAAGAGTCAGAAGGCCAAAGACGATTTATGTGTTTTCAAGTCAAATTTGATCACATACACAGTTTCCAGCAGGTTTAAAGGTGCAGTGGAATGCTAACGTGCTAGCTCCCTCAATGCAGTAcaattgttgtttttgttttgttttgtctgtttttcaCTGGATCTTATGCAGTGCGGAAAGTCGCTTTAAATTCTTAATAGTTCTCTATTCACTCCAACATGGAGCACGTTAAAATCCGTTTGGAATCCATACGCAACTCWTTAAAATCTTTCTGAATACTAATAGTAACAGTTTATCCCAGTAAAGCGATCACTTCATTGTAGGGACGTGCTGGCCTTATTTATGAACTCAAACATATCCCCAACGATGAACCAGAGCCAGACGCCCATCGTGACCTCCATCTCCCCCCAGTCAGGGCATGGTTCTGGGGGCTCGGGCGGTGTCTCTGGAGGGGGTAGCTCTGGGGGTGGGGGTTTGTGGGTGACCTCTCTCCTCGGCGCTACCCTCCTAATCATGCTCGCCATGGGGGTGGCGGGTAACATCTACACCCTCTTCATCATGCGTTCCGCGGCTCTCCGCCGATCCGGCTCTATGTACGTCTATATACTCAACCTTGCCCTCGCcgacctcctctacctctctacgATCCCATTCGTCATCTGCACCTACTTTGCTCACGATTGGTTGTTCGGCGAGGCCGGTTGCCGGGTCCTCCTGAGTCTCGATCTCCTCACCATGCACGCCAGCGTCTTCGTCCTGGTCGCCATGTCGTTGGAGCGCTACCGGGCCGTGGCCAAGCCGTTTGACGCCCGACGATCCAGCACGCGGGGACGGAAAGTAGTGGCGGCCGTCATCTGGTTCGCGGCGTTTGTCCTGACACTACCCATGATGATTATGATACGGCTGAGGGAAGGGAAGCCGAACGCGGCCGGGAACGTCAAGCGGATCTGTTACCCCACGTGGACCCAAGAGGCCTTCAAGGTCTACCTCACCGTCCTGTTCCTGACCAGCGTCCTCGTACCCGGTTTAGTCATTGTTGGTCTCTACGCAGGCCTAGCACGTCGCTATTGGACTGCTCAGGCTAGCTTGGGAGGAAGCAGCCGTTCAYCGAGAAGACGAGGCTTAAAACAAAAGGTAGTAACAATGATTTTTTGTATCGTTGTCGCGTACTGGGTGTGTTTCCTGCCTTTCTGGGGGTGGCAGTTGGCGCAGTTATTTTCCCCGCAGACCCTCAGGGCTCTGTCTCCTGCCACTCACAGTTACATMAATTTCTTTGTAACGTGTCTGACCTATGGGAATAGCTGTATTAACCCTTTGTTGTACACCCTCCTGACCCGGAACTATAAGGACTATCTGGCTCAGAAGGGTCAGAGCACAGGGTCAAGTAGGGGAGACCTGGGGTCGGCAGCCGGAGCACCCCTACAGGATCTATAATCAGAGTAGAGGTGACCTAGGGGTCAGCTGCCGAAGAACCCCTACAGGAAATATAGGGGAAGAGGGGGGAAGTATTTTTGACGTGACACAAGTAGGAACTATTATATTTGACTTAAATCCTTTTTATCCTGGGGAGGATAGGTCATCCATGCAGGAACTATAAAAGAAGGGGAGTTATTCTGACGTGACACCAAGAGCACTATTGCCAAAGCATTTCTGATACAGCATGTTTATCTTTTCACTCTGAGGAGTACCTTGGATTTTGTGAAGACATGAGGACATTTCTTTATAGCTGTTGGGGCAAGAGCAGCCCCCAAAACAAACAAATCGTTTTTTGAGTAATTAGTGCAGCATAAACTTGACCTAACAACATGGCTTACTCTAAACTCAatagtttttgtatttttacataATCTGAATATTATTGGTATATAGttatacagatgttggatcttaatttgagccagtttgctacagcaggaaaataatcctgcagcaacaggaaaagtgaattattatgtggattataattaatggacgttttttgtagggattgatagatttttcgtaagggaaaatcaagtctgaaatgtcaaaggggAAATTACAAATTTAAGAAACCTTTTTATACCTCAAAGCCTTGTTAAACCTCAAACCTCTAATTGTTTAATTGCACACATTACAGGAAAGTTGTCCTGCaacagagtgatcagattaagatcctacatttgcaGCAATAGCTGTTTGACATATACTTTGCCAGGGGATTCCAATTTGCATTCATCATG includes the following:
- the uts2r4 gene encoding urotensin-2 receptor — protein: MNSNISPTMNQSQTPIVTSISPQSGHGSGGSGGVSGGGSSGGGGLWVTSLLGATLLIMLAMGVAGNIYTLFIMRSAALRRSGSMYVYILNLALADLLYLSTIPFVICTYFAHDWLFGEAGCRVLLSLDLLTMHASVFVLVAMSLERYRAVAKPFDARRSSTRGRKVVAAVIWFAAFVLTLPMMIMIRLREGKPNAAGNVKRICYPTWTQEAFKVYLTVLFLTSVLVPGLVIVGLYAGLARRYWTAQASLGGSSRSXRRRGLKQKVVTMIFCIVVAYWVCFLPFWGWQLAQLFSPQTLRALSPATHSYINFFVTCLTYGNSCINPLLYTLLTRNYKDYLAQKGQSTGSSRGDLGSAAGAPLQDL